The DNA region TGGAATCAAATTTGCACAAGGTATACGACGAGCTTTAAGACCTTATTAACTGGCGAAAAAGAGACATGAAGTATTCGGCATGCGATCAAACAATACTCGCAACCTTTTAGCTGGCATCTCCCGCCACGAAAAGCTAATAGAAACTGTCTGAGCCAATCAACTACGAGTAGTTCCCAAAGTTGAAGTCATTCTCACTTAGCTACAGCCGGTCTATCAATCTTCTAATCTATTTGAACGGAGCAAATAGCCAGCTAAAGTTTCCCTCTTTGCATTATGAATTTATGGACCGTGGGGTAGTCGAGTGAAAACTATGCCgatttcaataaaaatcattAACCGAGCACTCACAGACCGATTCGATTGAGTTTCTGTGCGGGCGGGCAGAACTTTCCGACACATTAAATATGAATGAAATGGCACGGTAATTAAGCCTAAACACAGAAAGATAAACAAACCGCGAATGATCGGAAAATGCTATGAGGTGGCGCCATCGAAATGAACTTCTTTGACCAAACACATTTCCAATcgaattataaataaacagaGGCTGCCACAACGAAAAAGGCTGCGACAGGAAGCCAATTCAAATAGCCCGAGTCAGCACTGTTCGCCAAATAccttttttcccatttctaaTGGAATTGGCATATTAGAAGCATTGGGCCTTGGCTTTATGGCTGATTAGCcaatttgaatttgtaatATTTCCGGGAATCCTAACTTCTGGTTGGTAAACGCGAAATATGCCAGCGATGTGCTGCTTACAAGTTCGCATTGTTTCCGCATCTGAGGAATCTGAATTCATTTAGCTAGAAAGATGTGGCTTTAAGGCGGGAATTTCATTAATCTTTGTCGCGTGTTCCTTGGCATATTTAAATATCTCTTTTGTGATACGTGAATGCATATAAAACGAGAGAAAAACGAGAGTCGAGCATCTTTGTGTAAGCTTTTAAAATCTCCCTCATAAAAGCCAATGTGAAACATGCAACAAGCTGGGTCAGGAAGCGGGCCAAGAGAAGGCCGCCACCCACCAGCTACTGTGTCGAGGCTATACCCACACACTCTtactggcacacacacacccacacacatgccTGCATACTAGTATAAGCCCCATTCATGTGGAATACAATGAGGCCCAGACGCATGTCCAAGGAACTAAGACAAAGGATACACAGAAATCAAGTTTAAGTGCAGTTGAAGGCGGAAACGTGAGCCTCACAtgtacactgagagaaactaCAGGACCACGTCTCAAGTATACGTCAGGAAAGCTGATACCTGATAAATATTAATCTATTTCATTCAATCGATATAGTAGTTATAAAGCTTCCTTGGTAATAAGAAAATCCTTTTAAGGCAACGTTTTATATGGTTTTTATGGGCCTAAGATCATATTTTAAAGTTGCAATGCTACACAGCaataatatttcataaatacccgtttcttttttcacaacatttgaatattatttgcttaaatAAAACATGACGCCATAAAAGTCAACTTGAATTAATAGCTGACTATTTATACCATATTAAGGGtattaaaattcaaacaaataccttttcacacaaaaaaaatttattcaTGTAACATGAATGCAGAAATCGTATCCATTATCtatcaatttaattgcattttcggcTCGTGGTGAGAGTGGTAActcattaaaataatttttttaatgaacAGATGATAGGGGTTTCCCAGTTCTACATTTTGGACTGCATCAAAATGGCCGGAGTTACACCTGACTTTGTATTGGTGCCTGCTCTTAAATCAGAGCCGTGCACTGGTAGTTGCCAAGTGCCGCCTAAACAAgtgcaattattttaatgcaCTTTCGACTTGTGACATGGCAAGACAGCGCAACAACAAGGCGACAGGCTTAAAGCAGTGCTCGAGCATTTATGCGGCTATTGtcctgccacacacacatacacgcacacacacttgtgCAGAGCCACAAAGACAGTCGCAATCGGGAGCacacagtcacagtcacaggCACAAACACACGGCACTCGGCGGAGAGGACTCCTTGAGTCGCATCTGCCAAGGTCGCGGCGTGCAGTTGAACTTGACAAAGGATAAATTTGCTCAGACTCGCTCGGCATTCGCCTGGCGGCTTTAATTCTGCATGCAATATCATAAACGTTTTGCTCCCCTCTCAGTTCTCAAAGCCCGTGCaattttccataatttttttcttttttctgccCGGGCCTGGAAAGTTAGGCCAGCGTTAACCCTTCAAACGATTCGCTGGtgaaacaaattgaatttatgtgCCAGCGCACACGACGGCACGCAGAAATGTTGCCAACGTCACTGGCAGTGCCTACGCACTCCAGGGCGCCATCTTCCGCCCCTTTTCCCCACGTTTCCCCTGTTTTCCCCACGCATGCCACCCCTTTGGTGGCCACGACATGGCCCATTTGTTCTATGACCTCTCACCCTCAGCCACCCGTTCGGTCCTTTCTCAGTTCGCCGTTCGCCTTTCGCCagcataaacaaattttgcaAATGTGCGCATAAAACTTACgaaattgcaaaaatttattttatttcacagcacaaacacacatactcgtatagaGTGCGGCAGTGACAAGCGTCTTTCCTTGGCGTTTCCTTTGTTATGAGGGGCTGCTATCCTGTCATCTTGGCCTTCTGCGTTTATCTGTGTTTGTGGCTCGTCGCCTTCTGGCGCTAATTTAATTAAGACTCATAGACAAAGAAGCCTGACGGACCGACAATATGTGTCAGTGCAATGTGTAGTAAGTCTTTTCAAGTGACTCCGACCCGACATCCCTGCCCACGAATATGCTGAAATATTACACAGAAAACcgacaataaacaaatataaaataaatatcatttCGGCCTTTTACCGTCAGTCATAAAACAGAAACGCTGGCAATTCAGTCAAGTACTTGgccacgttgcgtatacgacTCGATGCCTGGGCGATGgctgcatttcatttaatttaccGCCTGCCGCTCGgcaaatatgattttattgATGACCCTGCGGCTTACATGTGTAAGCTAAAAATAAACTGATAAATTGACTTGTTACAACATAATTTGCCTGCTGGCAAGCTGACGTGGgaaattttaagtttttgtgAATTGCTTTTTGGGCCAAATTACAGGTACGTGTGTGTATTAGGAGGTAAAGCAGACAGGAAAGCATCATTTATGCAGGCAAACTGCGTTTGGGGGAAAGGAGAGAGGAGGATGAGcatttcattaatattaattgaCCAATTCAAAAGGACGGCAAACAAAGACCAATTGAGTCACGAATACCAGCCGTAAGAAGGGCCAAAAAGTCAGTTAGTTCCAGGCTTACTTATAGCGTTTTTAAACGCACTCAGAGCCGGGACAAATGGgcccaaataaataaaaataaatatttcaatggcCAAGCCTTTTATACACGAATTTGCACAGCGGGCAGCCACTAAGTGCGGCGaatcaaatggaaaaatggCAACTGCCACAAACATTGACAGGACCTGCTGCTGATGCCAAGTATGGCAATGCTTAATTAAAAGGTTATTTACGAAAACACGACCTCAAAACACTTTCCTACAACCTTAAGCTCGGCGAATTTGTTGTCCTTTTGGCCCTGTGAAAATTCAATTCTAGTTGCCGTTGATAACGACTGACAGCAGCTGTGGTCATTTGGTCGAGAACTGGGTAGGGCAAtattataccctttactcgtagagtaaaagggttactagattcgttgaaaagtaggTAACACTTAGGTAACACAACAGCGCTTCCAACCACATAGAGTATatatctcaggaactataaaagctagaaagttgagattcttcagcatgcagattccagagtTGTAGACGCAGTGGTTGTTTactcatgttgccacgcccattctaacacccacaaacctCCCAAAACTGTCTCAACCACACttttgaattttatatatttttttaaattttattgcttttcttCCGCTGtgccagaaaaatgttgaCATTTTTCGTTCACACTTCCACGAGCTaaataacgggtatctgatagccCGGGAACACGACTATAGGGTTCTCctttgttatacccgttactcgtagagtaaaagggtatactagattcgttgaaaagtatgtaacaggcagaaggaagcttttccgaccatataaagtatatatattcttgatcaggatcaatagccgagtcgatctggccatgttcgtctgtccgtccgtatgaacgtcgagatctcaggaactacaaaagctagaaagttgagattaaacatacagactccagagacagaGAGAACAGAGAGAACAGagagaagcagcgcaagtttgtcgattcaggtcttgtaagtttctatcgatttgcaaaaaaactttttgccacgcctactctaacgcccacaaaccgcccaaagctgccacgcgcacccttttgcaaaatgttttgatatttttatacccgttactcgtagagtaaaagggtatactagattcgttgaaaagtatgtaacaggcagaaggaagcgtttccgaccatataaagtatatatattcttgatcaggatcaatagtcgagtcgatctggccatgtccgtctgtccgtccgtctgtctgtccgtctgtccgtctgtctgtctgtccgtccgaatgaacgctgagatctcaggaactacaaaagctagaaagtttagattgggcatacagactccagagacatagacgcagcgcaagtttgtcgattcatgttgccacgcccactctaacgcccacaaaccgcccaatactgccacgcccacacttttgaaaaatgttttgatattttttcatttttgtattggtcttgtaaatttctatcaatttgccaaaaaccgttttgccacgcccactctaacgcccacaaaccgcccaaagctgccacgcccacacttttgaaaaatgtttagatattttttcatttttgtattagtcgtctaaatttctatcgatttgccaaaaaactttttgccacgcccactctaacgcccacaaacctgcacttctactagctgagtaacgggtatcagatagtcggggaactcgactatagcgttctctcttgtttcatttttgtattcgtcttgtaaatttctatcgatttgcaaaaaaactttttgccacgcccactctaacgcccacaaagcgccaaaaactgtccgtgttgaagactctcctttgcacttccactagctgagtaacgggtatcagatagtcggggaactcgactatagcgttctctcttgtttttttattccATTCAGCTCACCTTCCATTTGGCACTGCAGAAACTTATCAAAGGTTCCAAGTTTTGGTTCCTGTTTTGGCCAGCAATGTCGGCGTTCATTCAATGGTGTCAGCCATTTTCActttagcaaaaaaaaacggcGATAAAGTGAACATTTATTTGATGACTTTATACCCTTCGAACAATGGCCGATATCTTGAATGCATGGTACGCTTAAGCAAAATATGATTTGGGatacttaataaaaaaatattcttaCTGATTTTCTTTCGAAATGTTAATCACATGTAATCGCTTTAGTTGGGATTTTTATGTAGGATATAAGCGTAATGTATATTGGTAAGTAGTCAGATAATGATCTATCTATCCATTggcgcaaataaaaatataaaaatataaataattgtgCAACATGTATGAATTGACCTTTTTAAAAGAGCATTCAACGTTTTGCTAGAGCCGCGAAAGCATCTCGCAATCAACTcgatattatttttatgttttattttcgcttCTCAATGTATCGAATGGATGGCTTGTCAAGTTTTGTTTCgttgtaattgaattttcgCCCCCCTTTGGAGTGGTGCACAGCAGCGATAATTAAGTATACGTGTCGTAAGCCCGAGCTGCCATGCCAGGACTTATAATGCACTGGCAATTATTGTCGGGCTGGCGGAAGATGAGCAGTTCAGCTCAGCAGCTCAGCAGCTATTAGACAGGATAATAGACACTTGAAATTGCATTCGGGTGGAGAAAAGTGCAAGGACCCACTCTCTCCGGCCGGACAGGACAGCATTAATCATGTGTCAGTGGCAGACAAAGGACTCGGTCACTCTGGGACAGCTCGGCTCGCCCTTATGGGTTGTGATTTTTGGCCGAATCCCCACTCGAGTCACTCTTGATGAAGTGCGTGAGTGAGCCGGGTGGTGTGAGTGGGCATGGGCGTGGGCAagggtatgggtatgggcaTGGCCATGGGGAGGGATATCACACATACGCACTGGTGGCGACAAGTTTTGGGCTGTCCACAGGCTGTCGGGCATTTCATGCACAGTCGAGCGGCTGATAGGCAGCCCTCGCAATTTATGGCAGGCAATTTGTATCTGTGGGTGGTTGGTGATAGCAGATAGGTGGTGGTTATGGCATTTGTCAGTGCCATTCATAGTGGGTGTAGGGGGTGGGGATTTATGACAAGTGATGGCCCAGTGGATCGAACGATAATCTCTACTGTGCACAGCCAGGCAATCTCAATCGCAGTGGCACATATGCAAATTTGCCAATTCCCACCTCACCTTCTCTCCCAAACAAATACAGATAGAGCACACATCGAAGCCAATTCAAAAGTGAGGCACTAGGAAGCAAAAAAGAGTCCCGCATGAGTAACAGCGCCATGGTGGCCGTGGCCATCTGCTGCATCCTCGTCCTGCTGGCCGTCTTCATCGTGATCATCATAGTGGTCGGGCAGACCATCGAGGAGCCCAAATGAGACATGCTCCAGCTGGGACCCGGCAACTTCCCAGATGGATAACAGAGGCCCCCTCAAAATTGTTAGTTTGCTGGGGCCGCCAGCAAAAATTTCGTTGCCACCTCATCAGCATCTGCAGCATTCgcaaaatcatcatcaacatcacTTTCACCCGGCTGAAAAATTAGCAGAGGAAACAGAAGAATCAGGAGGAGCAGAAGTAGCAGGAAGAGCAGGAGAGGAGCACGTGGAGTGGAGTAAAAGCGTCCCATCGTCAGTATCCATTGGCTGTgatgtgaaatattttgaatttgtgAAGCAAAAATCAATCGAGAAATCAACCCAACACAAAAGGAGCTACTAAATTTTGGAACATTCCGCATGCTAATAACACAAACATCTTCATGTAGCATTTCTGTGTGTTAAGTGTtgttaatataaatgtatatatagacACACAATCTatgaatacaaaaatatatagatatcTAGAAATACTTACGTAAttatatatggatatatggatatatagatatatatatatatgtgtaacCCAACCGTCGTAAAGTTGCGTTCTTTTTTATAAAAGTGTTGTTAACAAACCGATTTTTATTGATGTTTTAAAGATGTTGAATACAacatatataccatatacatGCATACACACACGAAAGTGGAATAAGTTTATATTAAAAGTCCGGCGATGTCAGAATTGATGAGCGGAAAACCTGGGAAACAGAAAATGAAACGATTAAGAATGGAAATGAATGGAAATTGGAGAAGCAGGACAATAGGGAATGCAACTGGAGAGCTCAATTGTTTAATATACCGTAAGATCATATCAATTCGGAATGATGCCAGCAATTGCACTTGTTAATTGCACAGCAATGAAGGTAGATCCCTTGTGGGATTCTCAGCGGGAACTGGAGCAAAGATATAGCTACTTGAATATATGGAAGATATGAATTATATAGCAGAGGAGATATGCATTTTATATATCAAAAACTTTTGGATAAGTTTTACGTGTACGTGTACCTAAAAGTAGCCACATCTCGTGAATAGAATATAAGCTGTTATTAACTATGAAACTTACTCACTTAAAATCAAATGGACTAGGAAACTTCAAGCACCACAAACTATAATTTAATTGGACCccaaccaaacaaccaacTACTCCGATTAAATCAATTCAACGCAGAACGTACGTGCGCTCTAAAGGATAATAAAAAGAACTTCCACTCAATTCGACTCAATTCAGTTTTAATCAATGCAAATGCCAGGCTCAGCGAATACAATATTCAACAAATGATCAACGCGCGgcgcataaattaatatattaattaattacaaacaTCAACAAAAGTAGGCGAAGTCAGAGAAGAGAACAAGGTAAGCCGAACATTTTAACGTGTTGTAAAAAACGTTCTGAATAGTTTTACAGAAAGACTCTTCGAGGCTTAAAGATACATAGATCGACCGACTtaacgaggacgaggacgagggtGGGCAATAAAGTTTCATTGCTGCTGAGGCCCCTGtcaatttgattaaaattgatATGTCCAGTTAATGGGGCAACTGGAAAGTCCTCCATGTAGTTTGGATGGGCCCGATCCCAGAGGGAACTCCAGGATGCCGGACAAAAAGTCAACTTGATGAGTATTTCCACCTCAGTCCGCATCAAGTAATCATAAAGTGatggaaattcaatttacacAGCATTAAATATGGCACAAATGGAGCAGCCttgtgggtgggtggcaatttatgtgtgttttcatgttttgtgtttgtgtggttTATTATTATGCAGATTAGGGCAAGTTCTACCTTTACCTTTTGGCTTTGTCCCGACTTCATCCACTTGATTTCCTGCTGTGTCCTGGGTGTGCATAAAAAGCCGCCCCCAGCAGCTTGAACACGCCCCCTGCCCTTTCGCCGCAACCTCCATATGCAAATTACGTTTCATTTTGAATTTGTGCTACCTtcttgccacacacacacacacacccgcacacctgcacacccgcacactcgcacactttATGGCCATTCAATTCCTTGGCCAAATTGAAGCTGACGGCAAATGTCACGTTTTATGACTGCGTTTGCATATCAACAGTGTGCGAGGTGTGTGTGTCGAGGGTTTTCGAGCTGCATCCGCTCCTGGAAGCACACTCGAAATGGTCGAGTGCCTATCTGGTTTTTCACTTAGTCGGCATTATGCAAATGCGGCGCTGCttccaatttcaatttgtttgtttatgaATTGCTACTAACACAAATTAATTGTCCAATTCCAGGGCAGATCGTGGGCGGCGTTCGGTGGGCGCGGATGTGAATCGCAATCGCAGTCTGATGCTGCATTTGAATCTGAATCTATTTCCAAGTCCAAATGCGACAGTACGCAAAAGCAATTACCCAAAGGAAattgctcaattaggaagtCGAAATCGACAGCCAAACTAAAACGCACAACAACTGGCAAAAACAGGGGCGAAGGAGGCAGATTAAACTAAACGCCGACCTATTTAAGTAGATACATTTTCCAAGATTTAAGATGACGAGATTTATGTAGTTAAATATTAGATTTTAAATATGTGGCTTAAATTCACTTTAAATTGCATAGTGTTACAAGTGCAGATAAAATTGGTCGATttatgaaataataatttgcacAATAGCtactttatttcttttttctcctCCTTCCACTGACtagaaaaagttttctccTTCAGTGATTTTTCCAGAAGTAGAACTATCTCATTATTTTCGATTACATTTGCATGAGGAAGGCCTCACAATGGCAGCCTGATGCCAGATAGCTCCAGGAATTGCATTCGGCAGTCAGCGATGTGTAAAGCGCAGATAGAGGATGTCCACCTAATGTTGGCAGGACCAAGGACGAAGTGCGTGGGGATGGGGCATAAACTGCTGCCTAATGACTAGAAATTTAATGCAGTTTTGTGGAATGTAGCAAAACCAATTGGCTGGCTAGTTTTCAGGGTGGATTTTCGCAGCAGTCATGGCCACGAAAGTGGAGTGGCCGAAATGGCGCTGAGTCAACAGCCAATTAATCAATTTAGCCAGCCCTCAAGCTGTCTAGGCCATCAATTTAATGTGGGCACGTTAAGAACAACGGTCTTGTGTTGCCGGGATGTAACAAATGCCAACGtttttaaaaccaaattaCAGCCGTGCAAAATGAATCGACAACAAACAGAGATTTGGCCCACCGAACACACACAACGGACATATTTTTCATCTGTGGCACATTCCGGATGCTTTTGTTATTTCGAAGCTGCAAGCTGCTTTCGCTTTTTTGACCGTGTCGCTACGCATTTTAATGCCGCCAGCGAGGCGGGCCCAGATTTATGCCCATTTATTGAGCATAAGTGTTGGCAATTTATGAACCCCCCACTCCaaaatggcattttaataAGCGACTAagagtgtgtctgtgtgtgtgtgctgttgGATGTCTTTGTGCTGAAATGAAGATTTATAAACCGCCACGAGCTGTTTTTCAACTGCCGAAAGTCGGGTTCAGCACACCCATAAATCTCCCACAGAATCTTGTTTAGTTTATTGAATTATCAACGTGCggatgtgagtgtgtgtgtatctgtgtgtgcgtgtgcatgtAGGCTTGACATTGTCTGACATAAAACTAAAGGAAATATCAAACACGTGCGCCAGTCGCAGGCCACTTATGTAAATACATTTCCCCTTGACATCCCCGCAAacgtttatatttatagttttatttgtCTAAGGTTTGCCGGAGCGGCATTAAAATTTAGTCCCGTTTTCTACTTATCTACATCTCGCGTATTTTCCCCATTTTGCCATACAATCAGATTGCCTTCCACGGCACACGCATTTCCACTTAATTTTCCTGactcatttaaataaatttgcttGGTTTCTATGGCCTTAAGTATGCGGAACACGTTTTAGAGCAAATCtgtgaaaaataattttctgtAGCATTATTCTGGGGCCGACATCATTGACTTGCAATTATGGAAAATACTGTGAAATCAATGTATTTCTTTTAAGTAAGAATATAACGCATTCTGCCGGAAGACCTAGAAAAACTTTTCCGAAAAATAATAAGGTCCAGTGGCGCAAAACCCAAAAGACCGCACAGGAAAAGAGAAGTCAATGAAGTGCTGCACTTGGAATGGCAAACCGAAACACAAAacttgccacacacacacacacaaatacacacatagCAACACCGAtgaagaaaaacaacaaattaaaactttaagCTTCGAGGCGCCGCAAAGGAATTATTTCAATGTCTAAAATCTTAACATTGACAGCAGATGCTGCAGAAAAGGGGCACTAGATCAGGGTTACGGCACAGTGCAGGCCACTTCAGAGGCAGCCCCATCGTGCAGCATGCAGCGAGTCCAAATGGAAACCCGTGCGCCATCCTACCATGCTGAAACCCCCTGCGAT from Drosophila santomea strain STO CAGO 1482 chromosome 3R, Prin_Dsan_1.1, whole genome shotgun sequence includes:
- the LOC120451840 gene encoding uncharacterized protein LOC120451840, whose product is MSNSAMVAVAICCILVLLAVFIVIIIVVGQTIEEPK